The DNA region GTGCGGTCATCCAAGTACCGCCAAGCAGTCCGCCGGTATATCGCATCGGATATTTGCCGCGTTCACCCGCCCAGTAGGAAAGTGGCGCGCCGGCAATGATGATCGAGCCGAACAGTTCTGAGCGCATGGCGGCCAGCATCATGACGGCCCAGCCCGCCTGGCAGTTGCCGATCACGCATGGCTTGGCGTCGGCCTGCGGATGCAGCGATATCACCTTCTCCAAAAAGATGGCTTCAGCCAGTGCAATGTCTTCGATCGTCTGTCCCGGCATCGGCTGCGGAAGAAAGCCAATAAAATAGCACGGGTGCCCGGCTCTCAGTGCAACGCCGATCTCGCTGTCAGCCTTGAAGCCACCGATGCCCGGCCCGTGTCCAGCTCTCGGATCGACCACGACGAAAGGCCGGCGCTTTTCATCAATCTCTACCCCCTCAGGCGGGACGATCCGAACCAGCGCGTAGTTGACGGGCTTCTCGAGCGAACGTCCGTCAAGCACGACCTCGGGCGTGAAGCTCAGGACATGCGGCGCGGTTGCTTCCGCATGGGCGCGATACTGGTTGCCGCGCTTGCGCATGACGTCCCAGAACAGCACGCTGCGCTGGGCGGCATCCAAAACATAGTCGAGGGCGTAACCGGCCGGACCGAACTGCGTGGCGAAACCGGCTGTGGGAAGATAGGAAGAATGCCGCATGCCAAATCTCCTGTTCACCGCTCTTGGCCAGAGACTTATACTTGGATGATCATATTCTTGATCTGCGTCCGCTCTGTGAATGATGGCCGCGCTGTGGGCCATGCACGCTCTTAGCACATGCAGCATAGGCGCAGCGTGGTGCCGGACAAACGTATCTTACGGTAGCATACGCGGCGGCGCGGCTGGCCTCATGAGACCGCAGCGGCTGGGGCGCCGCTCGGCATCAGACTTTCCGCAGCCGGTATTCTCGCTCATGCGTCGCGGGTCGAACTCGACATCGCGGATCATCGACCCTGTTACAGGGCAGCGAAGGCCGACTTCGCTCATCATATCCGGGATCCGCAAGTGTCTCCATCATCGTGACCCTCGCCGTCGCCGAGGCACAAGGGGGCATCCACGGTCGCTGGCGGCGGGACACTGAAGGATCTCAAGGCGCCTTCGATAAGCCATTGAGCCCAGGCGCGAACCCCCAGCCAATTTCCCTCAAATCTCCGATGAGCTCGGTTCCGCCGATAACATAGAACAGACAGCCTTGAGCTGCGGCTATTCAAAGACAATGAGGCTCGCAGGGGTTGGCGGCATCGATTTGACCGTGACGCCGGTGAGGCCGGCCAGTTTTGCCATCTCGGCCAGTTCGCTTTGCTTGTAAGCCTGGCCGGCCGGTGTGCTGACGAGCATCTCCCAGGAGAAGGCCGCTGGAAAAGGCGGCGACACGCCATCTTCATTCGGCACGAAATCGACCGCGACGATCCGACCATCCGCTGCAAGGCTCGCGATGATCTTTCGCAACAGCGCGGCACATGTCGGCAAATCGAAATGGTGCAGAAAATTCGGAAGCAGGACGAGGTCATAACCAGCGCCCCAGTCGATCTCGAAGGCACTGCCGGCGATCGTCCGGTACCGGTCCGCGACGCCTGATTTTTCCGCATTCTGCCTCGACAGCTCCAAGACGGCCCCCCAGTCGACGGCGACGATCTCCGCGGATGGAAAGGCCCTGGCAATTTCGATGCCGAAGACGCCTGGGCCTGCAGCGATGTCCAGGACCTTCTTGGGAGACATCGCCCAGCTGGAGATTTCCCCAGCCAGCAGTTTGGCGCTGAGCCCGGTGAAAGAGCCCATGCCACGCGCAAACTTCAGCCAGACGGGGTTGTCGGGCGACATGTTCGCAAGGCCCATCGAACCGCCGTTTCGCACGACGGACGTCGGATCGCGCAGAAAATTATCGAGTACTTCTGGTGCGGCGGCGAACTCGACGGCAGAGCCCATATAGGCCGGCGAATTGCGATCGAGGAACGTACTGGTCGAGGGCGTCATTTTGTACTGTTCGCCCTCCTTGGTCAGGAAGCCATGGACCACAAGGTAATCGCAGAGGATGCGCACGCCACGCTCCGAGGCGGCTGTTGCCGACGCCAGGACTGCCGGCGTCTTGCCCTCGCCAATATGTGTAAAGAGATCAAGTTCGATGGCCGCCCTGATCGCTGCCGTCTTTCGGCACGCAAACAGCGCATCGACCACAAGTTCGGGCGACACTGCGCCGGCATGGGCGTGCTCGATGCTCGTTTCCATGGAACCCTCCCAAGAAATTCGACCGATCTTGCCTGGCAGCGCCAGCAGCGGAAATTATGCGTATATTCGCCCCTCCTACAATACCCACCGCGCTAACCCTATCGGGTTCCCCGCCGCAATGATCGGGCTTGCTGCCGGTCGCCGATATTGTTCGAATTGCTCTTCCTCGCCGGTGGACTGTAATTCGGACCGGCTTTGGCGTTTATACCGACGCGTGGTGAAGCTTAGACACCAATGCGTTCCGGACCCGCCGGCCATAGGACCACGAGGCAATCGGAGGCTCGGCGACAGCGCTGTGTCGCGAATCAATGTGGGACAGAGAAAGTGCCGGCCCGCAGGAACTCGGGCATCAGGCCGCTGGATCAGATCCGTTTTCGCATTCGAGAAACCAAGCGTAAGTGGCTCTAATGCCGTCCTCAAGCGAAATGCTCGGTTTCCAGCCCATGTCCTGCAGCTTCTTGTTGCTCATCAGCTTTCGCGGCGTGCCGTCGGGCTTGGAAAGGTCATGGACGATCTCACCCTCGTAACCGACGATGCGGCGAACCAGACGCGTCAACTCGATGATTTCAAGATCCGTGCCCGAGCCGACATTGACATGCTGTGCGCCCGAATAGGTTTTCAGCAGAAACACCAGCGCGTCGGCGCAGTCGTCGACGTGAAGAAACTCGCGGCGCGGGGTTCCGGTGCCCCAGACAACCATTTGCGGGTCTCTGCGCAATTTCGCCGCATGCGCCTTGCGGATCAGCGCGGGCAGGACATGACTGGAGTTCAGGTCGAAATTATCGCCAGGTCCGTACAGGTTGGTCGGCATCGCCGAAATGTAGTCACGGCCATATTGCTTGCGATAGGCTTCCGCGAGCTTGATACCGGCGATCTTGGCAATGGCGTACCATTCGTTGGTCGGCTCAAGCGGACCGGTCAACAGAGCCTCTTCAGGAATCGGCTGGGGAGCGAGCTTGGGATAAATGCAGCTTGAACCCAGGAAGAGAAGCCGGTCCACCTCCGCCCGGTGAGCGGCTTCAAAGATGTTGGTTTGAATGATCAGATTGTCGGAGATGAATTCGGCAGGATAGCTGTCATTGGCGAGGATTCCGCCAACCTTGGCTGCGGCGATTATGATCGCGTCCGGCCGGGTTGCTTCAACAAACTTCTCGACCTGGTCCTGGCGCTTCAAGTCGACCTCGGCGCGCGTGGCCGTGATGATCCTGCAATTTTCGGATTGAAGCCTGCGCACAAGAGCACTGCCGACCATACCGCGATGACCGGCAACCCAGATCTTCTTGTTCGATAAGTCGTACACTCAGACCTCTTTCCGGCTGCCTTGAGCCTTCCAGTGCTTGATATCCTCGCGCACCATCTCAGCGGCGAGTTCACGAACCGGGGTCTTATGGTGCCAGCCCAGATTCTGACGTGCCTTGGTCGGGTCGCCAAGCAGAAGATCGACTTCCGTCGGGCGGAAATACCGGGGATCGATTTCCACAAGGCAAGCGCCGGAGGCGGCATCATAGCCCTTTTCGTCGACACCGGATCCCTTCCATTCCAAGGTGATGCCGACATCGGCAAAGGCCCACTCGACAAACTGGCGCACACGCGTCGTCTCACCCGTCGCCAAGACGTAGTCATCCGGCTTGTCCTGCTGCAGCATCAGCCACATGCCCTCGACATATTCGCGCGCATGGCCCCAGTCACGCTGGGCGTCAAGGTTCCCCAGGAAAAGCTTGTCCTGAAGGCCGAGGCTGATGGCAGCCACCGCCATCGTGATCTTGCGCGTGACGAAGGTCTCGCCGCGAAGCGGGCTTTCATGATTGAACAGAATGCCGTTCGACGCGTGCATGCCGTAGGCCTCGCGATAATTCACGACGATCCAGTAGGCATAGAGCTTGGCTGCGGCATAGGGGGAGCGCGGATAGAACGGCGTCTTCTCGTTCTGCGGCACTTGCTGCACGAGACCGTAGAGTTCCGACGTCGACGCCTGGTAGAACCGGCTTTTTTTCTCAAGACCCAGGATGCGGATCGCTTCGAGCAGCCTCAACGTCCCGATACCATCGGCATCGGCCGTATATTCCGGCGTTTCGAAACTGACGCCGACATGGCTTTGTGCGGCCAGGTTGTAGATTTCGTCAGGCTGAGTCTGCTGGATGATCCGCAGCAGGTTGGTCGAGTCGATCATATCGCCATAGTGAAGGACGAAGCGTGGGTGGGCCTCATGCGGATCCTGATAGATATGTTCGATGCGGCCGGTGTTAAAAGATGATGACCGCCGCTTGATACCGTGCACCGTGTAGCCTTTGCTCAGAAGCAATTCGGCCAGATAGGCACCATCCTGACCAGTCACCCCAGTAATAAGCGCGGTTTTCGTCATTTTTCACGTCGTCTTTCGATGCAATCTTCGGGAGGTGTTTATGGAAACGACCGAACCAGCGCAACCCCAATGTGACCGACACCGGGGACAAACGAAATTCAGCATTGTCGATCTCTTCGGTTGACGGCGGATGGGCGCAATGAGACTAGAGCGTTCCATTTATCAGATGTCCAAAGGGAAAGACATGATCTTGGTGACGGGAGGTGCCGGCTTTATCGGTGCGAATTTCGTGCTCGACTGGCTTGCGCTTCACGATGAGCCGGTCGTCAACCTCGATGCCCTCACCTATGCCGGCAATCTTGAGAGCCTTAACTCCATCTGGAGTGACCCGCGTCATGTCTTCGTCAAAGGCAGCATTGCGGACTACGACCTTGTCGACGCACTGCTCCGTTCCCACCGGCCTCGCGCCATCCTGAACTTCGCTGCCGAAAGTCATGTCGATCGATCGATCCATGGGCCAGAAGAATTTATCCAGACCAACATTGTCGGCACGTTTCGTCTGCTGGAGGCAATCCGGGGATTTCTTGCCTCACAGAGTGAAGACTTCCGGGAGAGCTTTCGCTTCCTCCACGTATCGACGGACGAGGTCTATGGTTCGCTTGCTCCCGACGAGGCCGCTTTCAGCGAACATCGCAAATACGAACCCAATAGTCCTTATTCCGCGAGCAAGGCAGCGAGTGACCATCTGGTTCGCGCCTACCATCACACCTATGGCCTACCCGTTCTGACGACGAACTGTTCGAACAATTACGGTCCCTATCATTTTCCGGAAAAGCTTATTCCCCTCGTCATCCACAATGCTCTGTCGGGGAAACAGATTCCGATCTACGGAGACGGGATGCAGGTGCGCGACTGGCTGTTCGTCAAAGATCATTGCAGCGCGATCCGGCGTGTTCTGGAGAGAGGAAAAGTCGGGGAAACCTACAATGTCGGCGGCAGGAATGAACTGACGAACCTGTCAGTCGTCAATACGCTCTGCGAAATTCTCGATGAATTGACGCCCCTGCCAAACGGCGCAAGCTACAAGGCCCAGATTTCCTTTGTGCGTGATCGGCCAGGTCATGATCGTCGTTACGCCATCGATGCGGCAAAGATAGAAAGGGAGCTGGACTGGCGCCCTAGTGAGACCTTCGAGACGGGCATTCGCAAGACCGTCGAATGGTATCTCGCCAACGATGCTTGGGTAGAGAATGTGACAAGCGGCAGCTATCGACAGTGGATCGATCGGCAGTACCAATAACGAGGCGAGGAGAAGCGAGGCTCCTCCCCGCAATCGTGACATCAGTACCTGATGAAATTGTGCAGGAAGCTTATGACCGGCCGGGGTACATTGCTTTGCACCCATCGGCGCGCCTTAACCCGGAAAAAGGGACGAATGCCGCCGGAAAAGCCGGGAGAAACCGTCCTGATCGCTTTCAGGGCTTGCCTCAGAGCGCGTTCATAGACCCTGTAAGCAGCGTCGGGCTCCTCGCAGACGGCGGTGTAGAAAGCCGACAGCCGATCGAACATGCCATTGGTCAGCAACTGAAACTGGTGGAAGTGATAAAAGATCAGCGGCGAACCATCGACCTCGATCCTGCCTGATGCATCCTGCGAAAAATGCAGCTTTTCGTAGTTCCAGGGCGCGATTCCGGCTCCGGGATGCTCGATGATATGGCAATTCGGGTAGAGATCCGGCCATTCATCCAAATACTTCTGATCACCCATCTTGCCGTCTTCCAGGCGATAGTAGCACCATTCGATGCACTGCTCGCGCCAGCGAGTGAGGCAGCGCATTCCCTCTTCGTCGCGCCGGAAACTCACCCATTCGACGCAGAAACGGCCGTTAATTTCGCGATTCTGCAGCCGCGGAGCAAAACGGTGTTCGATAATGGCGATGGAACTATTGCCGACTTCGTCGAAAATCGGACCGAGCGGTGAATAAAACAGCAGATCGGAATCGAGGTAGGTGATGAAATCAATGTCGGGATGCTGCTCCAGCAGGAAACTCGGCAGACACGGAGACAGGGTCCAGCAATATTCGGCGACGCCGCGCGATTTCTTGACTTCCAGAAGTTCCGGCGTCTCGAGATCAGCGAGTGGAATGCAGGTGATGTAGGACCTGTTGAGAGCGGTCAATATCTCCTGCGTCTGCTGGTCCATGCAAAGCACAAAAACATGCGCATCGGGGCACCACTGGACGAGGCTCTCCATCATGGCCATTCCCTTGATGAGATAGCCGTTGTCGAAAAGGGTACAGAAATAGTTCGTCATGATTGGGTTTGTTTCCTGCACAAATAGGTGCGCATTGCATTGCCCTTACGACTGTCGTGCGGATCCACGTTCTCAGTTAGCGTGAACGTCGCCAGGACGTGCAGGCCGTGAACTCGAAAGATGTCCAATAGCTGCGGCTCGGAAAAATGGATCTCTATGGTCTCGACGCCATAGGCCTGTTTGCGGAAATACTTGGTCGGCTCGCCATAGACAACAGGCGTACGGTGAAAAATCACGTATTCCTTGGCAACACGGGCGCTCTCTGCGATCGCCGCGTCATAATCGGGGATATGCAGCAGACAACATCCTGAGACGACGACATCGAAAGCGTCATCCTGATAGTTGAGCCGCGTCGCATCCTCCACGTCGAACGACAGCCCGGGATAAATGCTGCGCGCCATATCGATGAAAGCATCGGAGTAATCGCAGCCGCGATAACGCAGCGGCAAGCCACTCACATCAAGCACTTCGGAATAATAGCCGCTGGAACAACCGATTTCGAGCAGCGAAGCATTAGCCGGAAGATCGTCGATGCTGCGCAAAGCGGCGGTAAAGACATCGAATACATCAATGGAAGCGCCATTGCGGTATTCCTTCAGCTGGCGCTCGACGAGGGCTCTCTGGCGGGCGGGCAGATCACTTGCTTTCCAGGATGCAGCAAGGCGCGAACTTTCGCTGTCTCGACGAGCCGCCTCTATCTCGACATAGCGGGACGATACCGACGTCGTCGGCAACAGCCGATCATGCAATCGCTTCAACTGGCTCTTCATCCCCGGAAAGCGATTGAGACTTGTGCGCAGAAACGACATCAGCCCTGTTTCTCCAGATATCGTTCGAGGATCGGCACCAATTCTTCCATTCTCGACTTGTAGGTGTGGTCCTTCAGCGTCCTTGCCTGACCGGCCTTCGCTATGGCGTCGGCCTCGTCCGGGTGGTCTATATAGTAGCGGACGAGTTCTGTCGCTTCTTCCGCACTGGAATAGGCAACCACTTCCTTTCCAACCTCGAAAATCTCCCCGAGATTATCCTTCTTGTCGGTTATCAGCAGCGATCCGACACCGGTCGCCTCGTAGAGCCGCATGTTATTGGCGTTGTTTTCGGCAACATTGATATGGCGGTTGACGGTGATCCGGCTGCGCGCCAGCGCCCGATACATATCCGGACCCCAGACTTCGCCATTGTGACGTTTGCGAATCGGAGAAGAGCGCGGGAGCGTCTTCGCGCCGTAACCGAAAAACTGTATCGGCGTGGTATCGGCAAGATGTTCGAGCAAGGGTACGGCCTTGCCATGATGACGGCTTATGCCGCCGACGAAGCTCACCGGCACATCGCGCCTGATATCGCCAAGGAGATCGAGCACCCGAGTGTCGAAGCCAATCCTGAAATATTCGGATTTTATCCCCATCTCATGAAAACGGGGTACGAAATGGGGGAAAGACGTCAGAATAAGGTCATAGGGTCGCAGAAACTCACCCGGCGGCAGCGGACAAGCGATCTGGCCGACAATCAACGGCACCGTCTTCTTCAACTCCGTCAGGGCATGCGGCGGAAAGAAGCTGAGATCCTGACAGTAGAGTACATCCGGCTTGAATGTTCGAACCCGGGCCATTGCGACCTCCAGCAAGCCAGGGAGCGCCGCCAGGCGTGCGCCAACATAAGGCAGCCTGAAAAACCGATGCGGCAGTTTCATCGCCCAAGCGCTGAACGGCTCGTTGTTTTCTTGCGCCCAGGCCGATTGAAGCGGGACACAATTGCCGATGATGTCAATGACGTCGCAACCCTGGTCCTTCAGGTGGCGCGAGTAGAAATCGGACGTGCCGAATGCGGCGGCCAAAAGAGCTTTCGTCTGTTCTAGCGAGGTCGATTTTCGGAGCTGTGGCCGCCGCGCATAGAATTGCTTCAGAAACCGCGCGTAATAGGTGTCAAATATTGCTATTTTCATGTTCACCGTCTGGTTGACTGCCGGGACGTTCCTGTGACGTTCTATAGACGCTACCGACAAGCTTTGCCGGGTTCCCGGCAATTATTGCCCCTTCGGGGAAATTTCCGCGGACGACCGCACCCGCAGCGACAATGCTATCACGTCCTATTTCTGTGCCACGCAAGATCAGGGCATTGGTGCCAATGAACACATTATCGCCAATGTGCACCGGTGCAGTCTTGATGTCCGCCTCGACATCCGAATGACGGCGCCCTTCCGGACGTATCGGATGAAAGTCCGTGTCGAAAATCGTGACGTTGGCTCCCATCAGCACTTCCGCGCCGATTGAAATCCCTACAGCCGAGACGATGGTTGCACCACTGATGCCGCTGTCTGCGCCAATGCTGATCTTCGATCCGGCGCGAATGGTCGCTATCTTCACCGGATGATTGAGAGCGAGCGCTGTAAATCGGGAATCAGAACACAGGACGACGCGATCACCGAGGTGAATCTCACTGTCAGGATGTCGTTGCAACAAAGGGGCGCCATAGAGCACAACATCGCGGCCAACGCTTACCCCGTGACGTTTCAGTTCGCCAAGCTGCCTTGCACGCATACGGGAAAAGGCGAATTTCTTAAGGCTGGTCGTGATCATTCCCAAAAGGACACGTGCGTAAAAGAAATAGGCCATGCGGAAAGGTGCGGTCGATCTCTGCACCGGTGAACCGACAAGCGAATAGAAGATCAGGCGTTGAAACACATTGTGAGGAGAGCGCCTGCCAAACAATCGTTTTTTCCATGAATGCCTGGAGATGTCGTTTCCATATACTGGCGGGGAATAGACGATTGCTTTTGTGCTGACGATCAGAGGCACTCCGGCGCGCGAAAAGCGCATCGCGATTTCATAATCGGCCATGTAGTGCGGCAGCAGGCGTGGCCGCATACCGCCATATCTCCGAAACAAGAGGGCTGGATATAGAGTACCTCGACCGCTCAATGCATCCACGCGGTATTGGCTCTCAGGCGACCGTTGTTGCGCTTCGCTCAATTCCGAAAGGACATCCCAGATCGCGAACCTGTTGATGTTGATCCGAGGTCCTATACTCACAAGAGGTGGGTCTTTCCCCTCTTCATGGATAACGCTTCCGACGGCGGCTTCGCCATTCGCCTTGGATGTTTGCACCAGGGTTTCAACATAATCTTCGTCGAACCAGGTGTCATTATTCAGAAACAGGATATAATCTTCCGCCTTGCAAGACGGAAGGACGTATTTCAGCCCCTTCTCGATGGCACCCCCCCACCAAAGATTGCCGTCGCCTCGGATTTCGACAACATCGCCCTGCGACTGCAGGTATTCTGCCGTGCCATCGGTCGAACCGTCGTTGACAACGACGATCGTCAGCGCGTCGGCGAGAGTTTGTCTCCTGAGAGCCTCCAGCACCTTCCGGGTGTGCTCCAGACGATTGAAGACAGGGATAATGACGTTAACGCGCATCGCTAGATTTCCGGCTTCTCAAGAAACCAGCCAGTATACGACCATTCGTATTGTCCCTGAGCTGGCGTAAGGCCAACGCCCCAACGCGTCAATTCCTGCAAGGGCGGCGGTGTTGCTATTCCAAATGTCCCAGCTGGCTGGAACCTGTCCAGCACCTCGTAGCCATGCCTCGCGAAGCGATTCTGCAATTCATGCGCGTTCAAGAACCACACGGGGTAGCTCGCGCGATAGATGCGTTCCGGCACATGCTGTACAAAAGGGGCTTCGGGGATATCGACCTGCGCGCTTGTTCTGTCAACAAGGATGAACTTGACGCCTTTCGAAAGAAGGCTCTCAAGATGCTCGTGGGGATATTCGAGGTACTGGAGCACGCCCGAGAGCAGAACGATGTGAGGGTTCACAAATTCGATTGCTTCTTCGAGGCTACGAGAAAAGCTCAGAAGCCCGTCTTCAAATTCTGCTCGCCCTGCTTCTGCAAAATGAGGCTGCTCCACGACGCACCATTTCAATTCCGCGAGATGAGCGAGTTTTGACCGGTGTTGAAAATAGGAACTTCCGAGCGCGCCTCCAAAGTCGACCACTCTCAAACGACCATCGGATCTGGATGCAACATAGAGCAGCCAGGCAAGCAGCGGATGCGAGTAGATTCTCTCTCTGAAGATTACAGTGTCCCGCTCATATGAGGCACGGCCCTGAACAACTGCGCGTGTCGCTTCGACGGCTTTTGCAAGAATGGCCGGCGCATCATAGCCGGTTGAATCAGCCATTGCCGAACGCCAATCATCGTAAGGTCCGTCGAAAATGATGTTGTGCCGTCGGAATTCGGCCCAGATCTCCTGTTCGCGCGCTTGGGGCGATTCTCGCGTCACCTCAAGCAAACAGTGGATTCCCGGAAGCGCAAATTTAAGCCGTCTCATTCTTCAAACCAGGCTTGGAACGGCCGGCGCTCAAATTCGTCCAGTGCCCCACCGGGTGTGGAATTGAAGATGCGGATATCATTTGCTCGCGCGATATTCGCGATGGCTCGATATTGTCGCCACAGCCGCGCCGCCTGCTGAAAGTCGTCGTGACGGTTCGTTGTCGGGGTGCCGTCCGCATTTACGGTGAAATCTTTTCCCTTTTGCACCTTGAGGTCGAACGCGTATTCATAGGTTGCTGACAGGAAGCGATCATGGTCGACGCCGAGCAGGATGATTTCCTTGAAACCAAGATACATCGCTATCATCAAGGCCATCACCGGGACTGAATCGACACGTGGCACCGGTTTGGAGATATCGACGATTTCTACCGATGGTCTTTCGTCGAAGCTTTCGCCGAGCATGAGATAGCGGACTGTTCGTCCTGAAAACAGATCGTGTTTTCGAACCAGCTCCGCTTCCGTGGAGCTGAGGAAGAGTTCCGCGCCGCCCAGGTGCGAATGCATCTCCTCGAACCAGCGGACCACGTCCTCGGGTGTCATCAATCCGTAGGTGATTTGCGGAACACAATGATAACGAGACTGGAACTTGCCGAAATCGGAATGCAGATAGCCGTTGGAAACGGTTATCACATTTTCGCCTTGAAGCCGCGACAGATCCAAGCCCTTGACGCTCGGTCCATTTCCTAAAATGAAACAGCGTTGGCCCGCACGCAGCCCGGCAAGCTGCCTGTTTTCTGCCAGCGATCTCGCGACATCAGCAGATAACTTGTGACGATTTTTAAGCCTGCGCTTCAGCTCATGCACACCATAGGGGAGCAGCATGGAGCCAAAGGTCAAAATCTTCCTCAAGGCTGCAGCCACTTCACCACCTCAAAGACTTCGGCGTATTTTACACCGATGCGCTGGCCGGCGTTCTCGGCTTCATTGCGGAAGAAGCTCACCCATTTCCGCCCGGTGCGCTCCATCTCGGATTCATGGGCAAGGATCGCTTTTTCCTTCTGGTCCCAATGGGCGGTAATGTCGACGTAGAAATTCCCCCTGAAATCGACGGTCGAATGATACCAGTTGCTGCGATACATCAGCAGGCGGGGCACGTGCCGGCAGCTGTGCAGCGATGCGCGCGACAGTGCCAGGTGGTCATGATGGATATCGCCGACCCAGTGGGTATAGACCATATCGATCTTCAGATCCTGCACCAGCTTGAGGATCTCGATATTCAGCGGGTCGACGAATTCGATCTGGAGCGTTTTGAACTCGCCGCAAAACATCTTTTGAACGCCGAGGATTTCCATCGCGGCATCCGCTTCCGCTCTGGCGACCTGGCTGCTGCGCACGGACTGGTCATATTGGTTGGAAAAGCCGGATACGGTCGCGACATAGACGTAAACGGTGTCGCCATTTGCTGTATGGCGCGCCAGTGCACCACCGCAGCCGAGCTCAACGTCGTCAAAATGGGCACCGATCGCGAGAATATTCATTTGCAACTCCAGAGCAGGTCACGCGTGCCTGCAATACCACAATTCAGCAGTGTGTCGAGAATACTGAGATAGGGAATGAAATCGCCGAAGGGCTGTGGATAAACCGGATGGACGAAATGCTGCCACTCGATTTCGATTCCGGCTGCCTCGAACAGTTCCGGCCGCATATAGTCGCGAGCGCCGAGACCCGAGAGATAACGCGTCGCTCCGACTTTGCCCAGCAATTCGACAAGCAACTCGTTCCTATGACCCACGGGGCTTAGAGTGCTCGATCGCACCGTCGGCATGGTGATTTCAAGCATATCCAGAATACCGTCCAGGAAATGCATGTTGAAATCGGCCAAGAGGTCGAACCGCTTGCCGTAGAGGACTTCGATGCGGGGAAAGACTTCGCTCCAGCCGGCGGACTTGCGATAGTTTTCACGAAGCAGCGAAAGGTTCTGGTCTATCCATCCGGTGCCCGGTGCCAGCTCCACCGCGTTG from Rhizobium sp. NLR16a includes:
- a CDS encoding WbqC family protein → MTLTAVIHQPDFASYLGFFQRFLNADLYVVLDHVQFVHGTSKSWTHRDKIKTAQGDRWLTVGIRKPSFGTPINAVELAPGTGWIDQNLSLLRENYRKSAGWSEVFPRIEVLYGKRFDLLADFNMHFLDGILDMLEITMPTVRSSTLSPVGHRNELLVELLGKVGATRYLSGLGARDYMRPELFEAAGIEIEWQHFVHPVYPQPFGDFIPYLSILDTLLNCGIAGTRDLLWSCK
- a CDS encoding TIGR04325 family methyltransferase; protein product: MTRESPQAREQEIWAEFRRHNIIFDGPYDDWRSAMADSTGYDAPAILAKAVEATRAVVQGRASYERDTVIFRERIYSHPLLAWLLYVASRSDGRLRVVDFGGALGSSYFQHRSKLAHLAELKWCVVEQPHFAEAGRAEFEDGLLSFSRSLEEAIEFVNPHIVLLSGVLQYLEYPHEHLESLLSKGVKFILVDRTSAQVDIPEAPFVQHVPERIYRASYPVWFLNAHELQNRFARHGYEVLDRFQPAGTFGIATPPPLQELTRWGVGLTPAQGQYEWSYTGWFLEKPEI
- a CDS encoding PIG-L deacetylase family protein produces the protein MNILAIGAHFDDVELGCGGALARHTANGDTVYVYVATVSGFSNQYDQSVRSSQVARAEADAAMEILGVQKMFCGEFKTLQIEFVDPLNIEILKLVQDLKIDMVYTHWVGDIHHDHLALSRASLHSCRHVPRLLMYRSNWYHSTVDFRGNFYVDITAHWDQKEKAILAHESEMERTGRKWVSFFRNEAENAGQRIGVKYAEVFEVVKWLQP